In the genome of Bacillus sp. S3, one region contains:
- a CDS encoding FUSC family protein, which produces MKLGARILKTGIAIVLSLYIGQLLHSPSPLFAGIAAIFAIQPTIYRSYLTIIEQIQGNLIGALLAVIFVLLLGNHIIVIGLAAIIVIIINLKLKLENTIGLSLVTLISIMETQSGSFIEFAGIRFSTIMIGVFSAFIVNLVFMPPKYENKLYLKIVDTTEEIIKWIRLSARHDYDHQLLKTDIKKFKDSINTMDLYYKMLKEERYYLKKNLPEKSRKLVIYRQLNITAKKALDTLKRLHRYENDLLQLPEEFKESIQNQLDSLIYHHEQVLLRFIGKIPTPPPYPEDNEYLNKKELFDFFLAHQKEYSDHNDPHLYHTMQIIAMIIDYGEQVEHLDTLITSFHSYHHNEVSVEDEYDD; this is translated from the coding sequence ATGAAGTTAGGTGCCCGCATCTTAAAAACGGGAATAGCTATTGTTTTATCACTCTATATAGGTCAGCTGCTGCACTCACCCTCTCCGCTATTCGCAGGAATCGCAGCAATATTTGCTATCCAACCGACCATTTATCGCTCCTATTTGACGATTATCGAACAAATTCAAGGCAATCTAATCGGTGCATTGCTTGCAGTTATTTTTGTTCTACTGCTGGGAAATCATATTATTGTCATCGGTTTGGCCGCTATTATTGTCATTATTATCAACCTTAAACTTAAGTTGGAGAATACAATTGGACTTTCTCTCGTCACCTTAATTTCCATTATGGAAACGCAAAGCGGCAGCTTTATTGAATTTGCCGGCATCCGTTTTTCAACGATTATGATTGGGGTATTTTCGGCGTTTATCGTCAACCTTGTGTTTATGCCGCCAAAATATGAGAATAAGTTATATCTAAAAATTGTTGATACGACTGAGGAAATTATAAAATGGATTCGTCTCAGTGCACGCCATGATTATGATCATCAACTTCTTAAAACGGATATTAAAAAATTTAAAGACAGTATCAATACTATGGATCTGTATTATAAGATGCTGAAGGAAGAACGCTACTATTTGAAAAAAAATCTTCCGGAAAAATCGCGAAAGCTTGTTATTTATCGTCAATTAAACATAACGGCAAAAAAAGCACTTGATACGTTAAAAAGACTGCATCGTTATGAAAACGATTTGCTGCAGCTTCCCGAAGAATTTAAGGAGTCCATCCAAAATCAATTAGACAGCCTTATTTATCACCATGAACAGGTTCTTCTAAGGTTCATTGGGAAAATCCCTACACCTCCTCCATACCCTGAGGATAATGAATACTTAAATAAAAAGGAGTTATTCGACTTCTTCTTAGCCCATCAAAAGGAATATTCCGATCATAATGATCCACATCTCTATCATACAATGCAAATTATCGCGATGATTATTGATTATGGTGAACAGGTGGAACATCTTGATACATTGATTACCAGCTTTCATTCTTATCATCACAACGAAGTATCAGTTGAAGATGAATATGACGATTAA
- a CDS encoding ABC transporter ATP-binding protein, with amino-acid sequence MSSIRRYLQFVKPYRFQIIGTVIIGIVKFSIPLVIPMLIKYVVDDIVGNHALSHDEKVNKLMLIMGIMIVIFVILRPPIEYYRQYFAQWTSSKILYDIRDQMYTHIQKLSFKYYSNTRAGEVISRVINDVEQTKTFVISGLMNLWLDMATIVIAIILMFYMNVKLTIVSILLFPLYAFSIKYFFGKLRSLTRKRSQALAEVQSYLHERVQGMPVIKSFAIEEYEQTQFNKQNKNFLDKALQHTSWNAKSFAAVNTITDIAPLIVIGYSAYLVIQDQLSLGTMVAFFAYIDKLYNPLRRMVNSSTTITQSFASMDRVFEFLDEKYDIIDEPNARICNEVKGDISFEHVSFSYEKEDEMVLKEIDLAVKKGETIALVGMSGGGKSTLVSLIPRFYDVSKGRITLDGTDIRQFKVQSLRDKIGVVFQDNILFSESVMDNILLGKPGSTEEEVFQAAKAANAHEFILNLSDGYNTKVGERGVKLSGGQKQRVAIARVFLKNPPILILDEATSALDLESEHLIQESLEELAKDRTTFIVAHRLSTITHANRIVLIEHGQIVEVGTHEELMAKQGNYYNLFQVQQLEQKEPVAE; translated from the coding sequence TTGAGCAGCATTCGCAGGTACCTTCAATTTGTAAAACCGTATCGTTTTCAAATTATTGGAACGGTCATCATTGGGATTGTGAAATTTTCGATCCCGCTGGTTATTCCCATGCTGATTAAGTATGTAGTCGACGATATTGTCGGAAATCATGCATTATCCCATGATGAGAAAGTGAATAAACTAATGCTGATCATGGGCATCATGATCGTTATTTTTGTCATTCTTAGACCACCGATCGAATATTACCGTCAATATTTTGCACAGTGGACCTCTAGTAAAATTTTATATGATATTCGCGACCAGATGTATACCCATATTCAAAAGCTAAGCTTTAAGTATTATTCTAATACCCGTGCTGGAGAAGTGATTTCGCGTGTGATTAATGATGTGGAACAGACGAAGACATTTGTTATATCAGGGCTAATGAATCTTTGGCTGGACATGGCCACCATTGTCATAGCAATTATTCTTATGTTTTATATGAATGTTAAATTAACGATTGTATCGATCTTGCTGTTCCCACTTTATGCTTTTTCCATTAAGTACTTTTTTGGAAAACTCCGAAGTCTAACACGGAAACGTTCACAAGCCCTTGCGGAGGTACAGAGCTATTTACATGAACGTGTTCAGGGGATGCCGGTAATTAAAAGTTTTGCTATTGAAGAATATGAACAAACACAGTTTAATAAACAGAATAAAAACTTTTTAGATAAAGCATTGCAGCACACAAGCTGGAATGCCAAATCATTTGCAGCAGTCAATACAATAACAGATATTGCCCCTTTAATTGTGATTGGTTACTCGGCCTATCTGGTTATTCAGGATCAATTATCACTTGGTACAATGGTTGCTTTTTTTGCCTATATTGACAAGCTTTATAATCCTTTAAGAAGAATGGTGAATTCATCGACAACCATCACCCAATCATTCGCCTCAATGGATCGGGTATTTGAATTTTTGGATGAGAAGTATGACATTATTGATGAACCAAATGCACGGATATGCAATGAGGTAAAGGGTGATATTTCGTTTGAACATGTTTCATTCTCGTATGAAAAAGAGGATGAAATGGTCTTAAAAGAGATTGATTTAGCTGTAAAAAAGGGAGAAACGATTGCGTTAGTCGGAATGAGCGGTGGTGGGAAATCGACGCTTGTTAGTTTGATTCCGCGATTTTATGATGTCTCAAAAGGTAGAATCACATTGGACGGGACAGATATCCGCCAGTTTAAGGTTCAAAGCCTAAGGGATAAAATTGGTGTCGTTTTTCAAGATAATATTCTTTTCAGCGAATCCGTTATGGACAATATTTTATTAGGAAAACCCGGGTCTACCGAAGAGGAAGTTTTCCAGGCTGCTAAAGCGGCGAATGCCCACGAATTTATCCTTAACCTTTCAGATGGTTACAACACAAAGGTAGGGGAAAGAGGTGTGAAGCTTTCCGGAGGCCAGAAACAACGTGTAGCGATTGCCAGGGTATTTCTAAAAAATCCACCGATTTTAATCCTTGATGAGGCAACATCAGCACTGGATTTAGAAAGTGAGCATTTAATTCAAGAATCACTTGAAGAGCTGGCGAAGGATCGGACCACTTTTATTGTGGCACACCGGTTATCGACGATTACACATGCCAATCGGATTGTCCTAATTGAACACGGTCAAATTGTAGAAGTAGGAACACATGAGGAACTAATGGCCAAGCAAGGAAATTATTATAATTTATTTCAGGTGCAGCAATTAGAACAAAAAGAACCCGTAGCAGAGTAA